One genomic segment of Vibrio mimicus includes these proteins:
- a CDS encoding phosphate ABC transporter substrate-binding protein codes for MKKTVIGAIALMGALAVTPVMAKETISAVGSSSVTPLMEVFSETYAKMNPEVFIEVQGPGSSAGIKAAKNGSADIGMSSRNLKDSEKETNLVEEKIALDGIAVVVHPSNAVKGLTAEQVSEIYKGEITNWKQVGGEDKPIVAITRDTASGTRGAFEDIMELKKKIADKEVSAISQRAQVANGNGALKTMVASNPYSIGYISLGTVDGSVHALSVNGVEASVDNVKNGTYKVSRPFLVLYKQDKPSAEAKKFLEWMLSADAQKIVAEKGYITVN; via the coding sequence ATGAAAAAGACAGTAATCGGTGCTATCGCTCTTATGGGCGCACTTGCAGTAACTCCAGTTATGGCGAAAGAGACAATCTCAGCAGTGGGCTCAAGCAGTGTTACTCCGCTGATGGAAGTGTTTTCTGAAACTTACGCAAAAATGAATCCTGAAGTTTTCATTGAAGTACAAGGCCCTGGTTCTTCTGCAGGCATCAAAGCCGCGAAAAACGGCAGCGCAGACATTGGTATGTCTTCGCGTAATCTGAAAGACTCTGAAAAAGAAACCAATCTGGTTGAAGAGAAAATTGCTCTGGATGGCATCGCTGTGGTAGTTCACCCAAGCAATGCAGTGAAAGGCCTAACAGCTGAGCAAGTTTCTGAAATCTACAAAGGCGAAATCACTAACTGGAAACAAGTGGGTGGTGAAGATAAGCCAATCGTTGCGATCACTCGTGATACCGCTTCTGGTACTCGTGGTGCATTCGAAGACATCATGGAACTGAAAAAGAAAATTGCTGATAAAGAAGTTTCAGCGATTTCTCAACGTGCGCAAGTGGCTAACGGTAACGGCGCGCTGAAAACTATGGTGGCATCAAACCCATACTCTATCGGTTACATCTCACTTGGTACGGTCGATGGCTCGGTTCACGCGCTATCTGTTAACGGCGTTGAAGCGAGCGTAGATAACGTGAAAAACGGTACATACAAAGTCTCTCGTCCGTTCCTTGTGCTGTACAAACAAGATAAGCCATCTGCAGAAGCGAAAAAATTCCTAGAGTGGATGCTGTCTGCTGACGCACAAAAGATCGTGGCTGAAAAAGGCTATATCACAGTTAACTAA
- a CDS encoding methyl-accepting chemotaxis protein, producing MRQLLSGLSIKLQVVVPVFFTMLLLVTGIVYSTSTLKTAFSQVSDSTEHLIVDKDNLTKIIDNTYAMRISAIYSLFRPAEVKVLPSALKDRQSQNLQLMRSFSDNPELQDEVQALTKAMQHYVDFSINNMIPLLNIKQSTEQTSAEFDQQYQQASDTYRAAGNDMVKAISNLSQALNELAMRTIKQSEEQHNGVLSNSTVSLIAILLAAGVFSWILAGIIVKPLSQLQQTMREVAKGNLLVTAQEVGKNEITLLARDVNATVAQLRQTVESLVRISTDVASASTELATVMTQANVNSNQEKQEVEQVASAVNQLQSTAQSVTDHAHSADGAAQQANLLASQSLRMFEESHRATAKMADQLTEAAQVVNQLKDQSERIGNVTEVIRSISEQTNLLALNAAIEAARAGESGRGFAVVADEVRMLAARTQTSTQEIQAIIEELQNQSNTANSSMHSSLQLLEQNQSLAAKVSTSLNEINLSISALGQINAQVATASEEQSQVTKDINRNLSNIYELVSQNVTGITQSAAASHELSNLAEQQNQQLHYFRV from the coding sequence ATGCGCCAGTTACTCAGCGGTTTGTCTATCAAACTGCAGGTTGTAGTACCTGTGTTTTTCACAATGCTTTTACTCGTGACAGGGATTGTATACAGCACATCAACATTGAAAACCGCCTTTAGCCAGGTTTCAGACTCCACCGAACACCTCATTGTCGATAAAGACAATCTCACCAAAATTATCGATAACACTTATGCAATGCGTATTAGTGCTATTTATAGCCTTTTTCGACCTGCTGAAGTGAAAGTTCTTCCCTCTGCACTAAAAGACCGCCAAAGCCAAAACTTACAGTTGATGCGCTCTTTTAGTGATAACCCTGAGCTGCAAGATGAAGTTCAGGCGTTAACTAAAGCCATGCAGCATTATGTGGATTTTTCGATCAATAACATGATCCCTCTGCTCAATATTAAGCAAAGTACCGAGCAAACTAGCGCTGAATTCGACCAACAATATCAACAGGCTTCCGATACCTATCGTGCAGCGGGTAACGACATGGTGAAAGCGATCAGTAACCTATCTCAGGCACTAAACGAGCTCGCCATGCGTACGATTAAACAGAGCGAAGAACAGCATAATGGCGTGCTAAGCAATTCCACCGTTTCACTGATTGCCATTCTGCTGGCTGCGGGTGTGTTCAGCTGGATTTTGGCAGGCATCATCGTTAAGCCATTGAGCCAGCTACAGCAAACAATGCGTGAAGTGGCAAAAGGCAACCTGCTCGTTACAGCCCAAGAGGTGGGTAAAAACGAGATCACCTTGCTTGCACGAGATGTGAACGCCACCGTTGCCCAACTGCGTCAAACCGTGGAAAGTTTAGTACGCATCAGCACCGATGTGGCTTCTGCTTCCACAGAATTAGCTACAGTGATGACGCAAGCCAATGTCAACTCAAATCAGGAAAAGCAAGAAGTCGAACAAGTGGCTTCCGCAGTTAACCAGCTGCAAAGTACCGCGCAAAGTGTGACTGACCATGCGCATAGCGCTGATGGTGCAGCACAGCAAGCGAACCTGCTCGCCTCACAAAGTTTACGCATGTTTGAAGAGAGCCATCGTGCCACCGCAAAAATGGCCGATCAGCTTACCGAAGCTGCACAAGTAGTCAATCAACTCAAAGATCAGTCGGAGCGTATCGGTAATGTCACGGAAGTGATCCGTAGCATTTCAGAGCAAACTAACCTGCTTGCACTGAATGCAGCGATTGAAGCGGCACGCGCAGGAGAAAGCGGACGGGGCTTTGCTGTTGTAGCCGATGAAGTGCGTATGCTCGCAGCGCGTACCCAAACCTCAACCCAAGAGATCCAAGCCATTATTGAAGAGCTGCAAAATCAGTCCAATACGGCAAATAGCAGCATGCATTCGAGCCTACAATTACTAGAGCAGAATCAATCATTAGCGGCCAAAGTCAGCACCTCACTCAATGAGATCAATCTCTCAATCAGTGCACTGGGGCAGATCAACGCCCAAGTGGCAACGGCCTCGGAAGAACAAAGTCAGGTTACCAAAGACATTAACCGCAACTTGAGTAACATCTACGAACTGGTCAGCCAAAATGTCACGGGGATCACTCAGTCGGCCGCAGCAAGTCATGAGCTATCCAACCTTGCAGAACAACAAAACCAGCAGTTGCACTATTTCCGAGTGTAA
- a CDS encoding DEAD/DEAH box helicase, whose amino-acid sequence MQFKDLGLDNRLLKNLAHYNFKQATEIQQQAIPLTIAGRDLLASSKTGSGKTLAFVLPMLHKSLKTKAFSAKDPRGVILVPTRELAKQVYGELRSMLGGLSYTATVITGGENFNDQVKALARGPRFIVATPGRLADHLDHRSLFLDGLETLVLDEADRMLDLGFAKELRRIHNAAKHRRRQTLMFSATLDHADVNDMAMEMLNDPKRIAIGVGSEEHKDITQHFYLCDHLDHKEALLDRILADADYRQVIIFTATRADTDRLTEKLNKNNLKAVALSGNLNQTQRNTIMGQFERTVFKILVTTDVASRGLDIPSVTHVINFDMPKHTEEYVHRIGRTGRAGNKGDAMSLVGPKDWDSFKRVEAFLQQEIQFDVMEGLEGKFKGLKPRQAAQKTAPSKRAVKAKAPAKAKKATPRDKSFYQNVSVGDAVFIPKKKVAPKPDADLEDEIE is encoded by the coding sequence TTGCAATTTAAAGATTTAGGCTTAGATAATCGCTTACTGAAAAATCTAGCACATTACAATTTCAAACAAGCGACAGAAATCCAACAGCAAGCAATACCGTTAACGATAGCGGGACGTGATTTGTTGGCTTCATCTAAGACTGGTTCCGGCAAAACGTTAGCCTTTGTGCTACCTATGTTGCACAAATCTTTAAAAACCAAAGCATTTTCGGCAAAAGATCCTCGTGGTGTTATTTTAGTTCCAACTCGTGAACTGGCGAAACAAGTGTATGGTGAGCTGCGTTCGATGCTGGGTGGTTTGAGCTATACCGCAACCGTAATTACTGGCGGTGAAAACTTTAACGATCAAGTGAAAGCGTTAGCGCGTGGACCTCGCTTTATTGTGGCGACACCGGGGCGTTTAGCGGATCATTTGGATCATCGATCTCTGTTTTTGGATGGTTTAGAAACCCTAGTGTTGGATGAAGCCGACCGTATGTTGGATTTAGGTTTTGCTAAAGAGTTGCGTCGTATTCATAACGCAGCGAAGCACCGCCGTCGCCAAACTTTGATGTTCTCAGCTACGTTAGATCATGCGGATGTGAATGATATGGCGATGGAGATGCTCAATGATCCAAAACGTATCGCGATTGGGGTTGGTAGCGAAGAGCACAAAGACATTACTCAACACTTCTACTTGTGTGACCATTTGGATCATAAAGAAGCATTATTGGATCGCATTCTGGCGGACGCTGACTATCGTCAAGTGATCATTTTTACTGCCACGCGTGCAGATACCGATCGCTTGACTGAAAAGCTCAATAAGAACAACCTAAAAGCGGTAGCGTTAAGCGGTAATTTAAACCAAACGCAGCGCAACACCATTATGGGGCAGTTTGAGCGCACCGTGTTTAAGATCCTTGTTACAACTGATGTGGCTTCACGTGGTCTGGACATTCCATCGGTCACTCACGTGATCAACTTTGATATGCCAAAACATACGGAAGAGTATGTGCATCGTATCGGTCGTACTGGTCGTGCAGGCAACAAAGGTGATGCTATGTCGTTAGTAGGCCCTAAAGATTGGGATAGCTTCAAACGTGTAGAGGCCTTCTTACAACAAGAGATTCAGTTTGACGTGATGGAAGGGTTGGAAGGTAAATTCAAAGGCCTCAAACCTCGTCAAGCGGCTCAAAAAACCGCGCCAAGCAAGCGTGCGGTGAAAGCGAAAGCCCCTGCGAAAGCGAAAAAAGCTACACCGCGTGATAAGAGCTTCTACCAAAATGTGTCTGTGGGTGACGCTGTGTTTATCCCGAAAAAGAAAGTCGCGCCTAAGCCAGATGCGGATTTGGAAGACGAAATCGAATAA
- a CDS encoding Lpp/OprI family alanine-zipper lipoprotein, translating into MNKMLIAAAASSVLLLAGCASGPDEATTAKMNEISNQVSELNSQVSALASKVDQANEAAKAAQEEAARANERIDNIAQSYTK; encoded by the coding sequence ATGAACAAGATGTTAATCGCAGCAGCAGCGTCTTCTGTACTCCTACTAGCAGGCTGTGCCTCTGGTCCTGATGAAGCTACTACTGCAAAAATGAACGAAATCAGCAATCAGGTTAGCGAACTGAACTCACAAGTTTCTGCACTGGCATCAAAAGTAGATCAAGCAAACGAAGCAGCAAAAGCAGCACAAGAAGAAGCAGCTCGTGCTAACGAACGTATCGACAACATTGCTCAGTCTTACACTAAGTAA
- a CDS encoding L,D-transpeptidase family protein, whose protein sequence is MWRKVWAIGCSLVVSYSVDAAVFDLPVEGSSIVGSTQYHEIQKGETLSEIAKQYDIGFLALMAANRGVDPFLPQEGFVLAIPAQIILPKVAYEGIVINLAELRLYYFRPNEGKVHIFPVGIGRIGRDTPVMQTSISSKRKNPTWTPPESVRREHKAKGDILPAVVPAGPDNPLGDYAMRLAYGSGEYLIHGTNKDFGIGMRVSAGCIRMDPKDIEWLFQQVERGEKVRIINEPIKVALEPDRSVFIEVHEPLTRSNGEKKELVMPEDLSWWLAENKLSDAKARAAVLAQNGVPVEIAPPQWESLAQ, encoded by the coding sequence ATGTGGCGGAAAGTTTGGGCAATCGGTTGTTCATTGGTGGTCAGTTATAGTGTTGATGCCGCCGTGTTCGATCTACCTGTGGAAGGCAGTAGCATAGTCGGTAGCACGCAATATCACGAGATTCAGAAAGGGGAAACACTGTCAGAAATTGCCAAGCAGTATGATATTGGCTTTTTGGCATTGATGGCAGCTAACCGTGGTGTGGACCCGTTCTTGCCTCAAGAAGGTTTTGTATTAGCGATCCCTGCGCAAATCATTCTACCTAAAGTGGCTTATGAGGGCATTGTGATCAATCTTGCTGAGCTGCGTCTTTATTACTTCCGACCTAACGAAGGTAAAGTGCATATTTTCCCAGTTGGGATCGGACGAATTGGCCGTGATACTCCGGTGATGCAAACCTCAATCAGCAGCAAACGCAAAAATCCAACGTGGACACCACCAGAGTCTGTACGTCGTGAACATAAAGCGAAGGGCGATATTTTACCCGCAGTTGTGCCTGCTGGGCCGGATAACCCACTTGGTGATTATGCAATGAGATTAGCTTATGGTTCTGGAGAGTATTTGATCCACGGCACCAACAAAGATTTCGGGATTGGTATGCGCGTGAGTGCTGGATGTATTCGTATGGATCCGAAAGACATCGAATGGTTATTTCAGCAGGTGGAGCGCGGTGAGAAAGTTCGCATTATCAACGAGCCGATCAAAGTGGCGTTAGAGCCAGATCGCAGCGTATTTATTGAAGTTCATGAACCTTTAACCCGCAGCAATGGCGAGAAAAAAGAGTTAGTGATGCCAGAGGATTTGAGTTGGTGGCTAGCTGAAAACAAACTCTCGGATGCCAAAGCACGCGCCGCCGTATTGGCACAAAATGGCGTGCCGGTAGAGATCGCTCCCCCACAGTGGGAATCTTTAGCTCAATAA